The genomic DNA GTCCTGGGCGAAGAACCCGTCCGGCGGGCTGATGGTCACCGCTTCGACGAGATCCGGGACGGTGCCCCACACGACCGGGAACACACCGGGATCCTCGACCGCACGCAGGACCACGGCGCCGGCGCCGTCCGCGGTGAGGACGCAGGTGGTGCGATCGGTGAAGTCGGTGACGGCGGAGAGCTTCTCCGCTCCGATCACCAGGGTCGTCCCGGAGGCGCCGGCACGGATTCCCTGGTCGGCGACGGCGAGGGCGTGGCTGAATCCGGAGCAGGCGGCACCGATGTCGAAGGCTGCGGGGGCGGAGAGGCCGAGCGCATGGGCGACGCGACCGGCCGCGCTCGGGGACCTCTCGGTGTCGGAGCAGGTCGCGACGATGACCTGGGTGACCTCCGAGCGGTCGATCCGGGCGTCGGCGAGGGCCGCGCGCGCAGCGTGGGTCGCCATCTCGGCGACCGTCTCGGACTCGCCGGCGATGCGTCGCTCCTCGATCCCGGTGCGGCGACGGATCCAGTCGTCGCTGGTCTCGACCATCTTTTCGAGGTCACGGTTGGTGAGGATCCGATCCGGCCGGTGATGACCGATGCCGATGATCGTGGACCCGGTCCGGGTGGGGGTCATGGAGGTCCTTCCTGCGGGGTGCAGTCTGCGGGGCGCAGCCAACGGGTTTCAGCCTGCGGGGCACAGCGGGGAGCGGCCGGCGGGGATGCCGAGCGGGGTCCATCATGGCGCACCTCCGGCTCGGTGGTTCACGCGGTGATGGTCACGCTCGAGCGGTCGTCGGCGCCGCGGCGCACGTGGATCTGCTCGGCGATCTGCGCCTTCATGTCCCCGACGTGGCTGACGATTCCGATCGTGCGGCCGTGCTCGGCGAGCCGGCCGATCTCCCGCACCACCGTCTCGAGGGTCTCGGGGTCGAGCGAGCCGAAGCCCTCGTCGATGAACAGGGTCTCCATCCGCACTCCTCCGGCCTCGCCGGTGACGATGTCGGCCAGCCCGAGCGCCAGGGCGAGCGAGACGAAGAAGGTCTCGCCGCCCGAGAGCGTCTCGGGAACGCGCACCTGGTCGGTGCGGCGGTCCATGACGAGCAGGTCGAGGCCGGTCTTGCGGGCACCGCGACTGCCGGTGTCGCGCAGCAGTTCGAGGTCGGAGCCCGAGAACAGGGCCAGTCGCGCGTTCGCGGCCTGCACCACGGCGTCGAGTCGCCACATCAGCACGTAGGTGGACAGCTGCACGCGGTCCCCGTCGGCGGAACGTCCGGTCGCGAGGTCGGCCACGCGCACCACGACTCCGGCCTCTTCGCTGACGGTCTCGACCTGGGCCGACGCGGCGGCGAGCGCTGTGCGGGCCTCGGCCCCGCGTTCGGCGACCGCCTCCAGGCGCGCGGCGATGCCGGCGGCCTCGCGGGAGGCGCTCTGGGCGGCGGTGAGCTTCTCGGTCGTCGCGGCGAGGGCCGCCTCCGCCTCCTGGCGGGCTTCGTCGGTCGCGGTCGTCTCGGTGATGCCTTCTTCGGCGAGGCCGTCGGCCAGGCGGGATTCCTCGACGGCGCGGGTCTCGACGAGACCGGAGAGGCGGCGGCGCTCGGGATCTTCGAGGACGGCCGCGCGGGCCTGGTCGTCGGTGGCGAGGCCGGAGGCGGCCAGGGCCTCCTCGGCCTCGGCAGCGAGCTCTGCGGCCTGCTGTTCGGCCTCGGTGCGTTCGCGCAGTGCTTCGCGCAGGCCGGTCGCGGCGCGAGCGGTGTCGAGGTGGCCGCGGCGACGAGCGGCGATGCTCTCGTCGTCCTCGCGTGCCTCGATGATCTTGGTGCGGTCGGCCTCGAGGGTCTTCTCGAGCTCGCTGATCGCGGTGCGTTCGCGTTCGACGGCGAGCGCCTCCTGCTCGCGGCGCGTGGCCAGTCGTGCGGTCTCCTCGTCGTGCCGAGTGATGCTGGCGTCCAGTTCGCCGGCCTTCGTCTCCGCGTCCCGGGCGGCGGCGACGCGATCCTTCGCCGCGGTGACCGCCTGCTGGGCGTCCTCGGGGGTGCGCTCCCCGGCTGCCTCCTGGAGCCGGGTGAGCTCCTGCGCGGCGAGGGCGTGGGCCTGATCAGCGCGGGTCTGCTCGGTCTCGGCCGTCTTCCTACGGGTCTCGGCCGCTTCGACCTGATCGGGGGTGACGGAGTCCTCGGCGGGATCTGCCGGGTGAGGATGCTCGAGCGCTCCGCAGACGGGGCAGGCCTTGCCCGAGGTGAGGTCGACGGCGAGCTCGGCGGCGATGCCGGCGAAGCGGCGGTGGCGCAGCCCGGCCTCGGCCGTCGCGAGTTCCTGTGCGGCGGCGAGGGCGCGAGCGGCCTGGGCCTTCGCCGTTTCGACGGCCTTGCGCTGGGCTACGGCGGCGGTCGCGGCGCCGTGCTGCTCCTCGGCGGTGCGCAGGGCGAGGCGAGCGTCACCGAGCGCGGCCGCGGCGGTGCGCCGGCGTTCACGGTCCTCGACGAGCTTCTCCCGGGTAGCGGGGCGCTCCGCGGCCCGTTGGACGAGTGCCTCGAGGGCCCGAACCGCAGCGGCGAGGCTCTCGCGGCGGTCGGTGAGCTCCTGCTCACGGCGGGGCAGGGCGTCCTCGAGGGCGACGAGATCGGCGAGTGCGCCGGCGGCGGAGGTCGCCGCGTCAGCTGCTTCGGTCAGATGCCGGGCGGCCTCGTCGGCCGCGGGCGCGGCGGCGTCGTCGTCGTCGGCGGCGGCGGCGGCCATGGTGGCGTCGTCCGCGTCGTCGGCGGTGGAGGCGGACTCTTCGTGCTCGGTCCCGGCCGCGGCGGCCCTGAGCAGGTCGACGAGCGCGGGGTGATCGGTGCGGGTGGTGCTCGCCCGCTGGGCGAGGCGTTCGATGGCGTCACCGGCCTTCGTCGAGGCGGTGTCTCGGCGCTGCAGGAGCGCCGCGACGGGCCGGGCCGTCTCGTCGCGGCGCAGGGCCGTGCGTGCACTCTGGACCGTCGGCCGTTCCTGCTCGAGGCGAGCGGCGAGGGTGTCGAGGTCGCGGCGGCGGTCGAGGCGCTTGCGGGCAGCTCGGGCCTCGTCGGCGGCGGTGCGGGCGCGCTGCTCGGCGGAGGCTGCGGTCTCGGCATGCTCCGTGGCCGCCGTGGCGCGGGCGGTGGCGCCGGCGAGGTGCTCGTCGGCGAGCGTGGCGAGTGGCTCGAGGCGCAGCGCGGCGGCGCTCTCCTGCAGCGCGGCCGCGCGCTCCTCCCCGACCCCGGCCGCCTCGAGGTAGCGGGCCAGCGCTCGCCCGAGGGTCTCCGTCGCGGCATCGACCTGCCGCTTCGCCGCCTTGCGCATCTCCTCGAGCTGCTTCTCGACGTCGGCGTAGATCTCGGTGCCGAACACGCGCTGCAGCACCTGCTGGCGCTCCCCCGTGCCGGCGCGCAGGAAGCGGGCGAACTCGTTCTGCGGCAGCAGGACGGTCTGGGTGAACTGCTCCCGGGTCAGCCCGACAGCGCGCTGGATCTCGCGACCCACCTCGTCGATGCGGGTCGCGAGCGCTTCGACGTCGGCGCCGCCGCCCGCGGTGTCCGCGACCACGGCGGGGATCAGCTGCGGGGAGCCGATCCGCCACAGCACGGCCTTTGCCTGTTCCGGGGTGGTCCCCGTGCCGCGCTTCTTCGCCCGATCGAAGGGCGGCTGGCGGCGCACGCGGTAGATGCCGGAGCCGGTCTCGAACACGAGGTCGACGACGCTCGCCGCGGTGGGTGGAGCGAACTGGGAGCGGATGCGGTCGCCGCTGGTGGCGCTGCCGGCGACGTGGCCGTACAGGGCGTAGACGATCGCGTCGAGGATCGTGGACTTGCCCGACCCCGTCGGCCCCTCGAGCAGGAACATGCCGCTGGCCCCGAGAGCCGCGAGGTCGATGTCCACGGTGCCGGCGAAGGGGCCGATGCCGGTCAGGCGCAGGTGATGGAGCCTCACGAGGCCTCCCGCTTTCCGCGCGCCTGCGTGTAGGCCTGCTCGAGGACCTGATGCTCGGCGGAGGTGGGGTCGGCGCCGGTGGCCGCGGCGAGGAACTCGTCCATCACCTCCAGCGGGTTCTGCTCGCGACGCACCACCGGGGAGTGCTCCCGCGCGATGCGACCCTCGGGCTCGTACTCGGTGACCAGCAGGTGTTCGAAGGCTTCCCGCAGCTGTTCCTGCAGGTGCGCGGGCCGGGCGGTGTCGGTGACGACGGCCTTGACCCAATCGGTGCCGTGCAGATCCTGCTGGGCGAGGATCTCCTCGAGGGTGCCGCGCAGCTCGGTCAGGGGTCTCGGGATCGGGGTCTCGATCCGCTCGACGCTCACCGCGACGGCGCCGTCCTCCTCCCCGCGGGCACCGAGGTCGACGAGCAGTACGGACTTGCGGTGCCGGCGCTCGGAGAAGGAGAAGGCGAGCGGCGAACCGGAGTACCAGGCGGGGGCGCCGACGGTGCCGGTGAGGTCCTGGCACCCGTGAAGGTGGCCGAGGGCGAGGTAGTCGATGCCACCGAGCACGCCCGCAGGCACCGAGTCGACGCCGCCGACGGACAGGTCCCGCTCGGAATCGCTGGCCTCTCCCCCGGTGACGAAGGTGTGGGCGAGCACGACGGTACGGGCGCCCGGATGCGCCGCGGCCCGCTCGCGCACGCGGTCCAGGGCGGCACGGGTGACGGCCTCGTGGCTGCGGGCGAGCGGCTCGGCGCCGTCGGCCGCGAGCTCCGTGCGGGCGCGGTCGGGCTCGAGGTAGGGCAGGCCGAAGAACAACACCTCGCCGTGGGCGTCCTGCACGCTGACCGGGTGCTCGATGCCGGGCACGTCGGTGAGCAGATGGATGCCGGCGCGCATGAGGGCGCGGCCGAAGCCGAGCCGCTCGGCGGAGTCGTGGTTGCCGGAGGTCAGCACCACGGTGGCACCCGTGTCGGCGAGACGCGCGAGAGCATCGTCCAGCAGCGTCACGCTCGAGACGGCGGGCACGGCGCGGTCGTACACGTCGCCGGGGATCACGACGACGTCGACACTCTTCTCGGTCACCAGGTCGACGAGCCAGTCGAGGAAGGCGGCCTGGTGCTCGTGCAGGTCGACCTTGTGCAGAGTGCGCCCCAGGTGCCAGTCCGAGGTGTGCAGAATTCTCATGGGCCCGAGCCTACGAGCGGCGGCCGACGGATGAGCACGCCGACCCGGCACGACACGCAACGCGACGCGACACGTCCCGCGCTGTCCTGTTCCGGCCCAAGTCACCTGGCCCAGCACGCCGCTCAGGTTAGGCAGCCCCCGCCCGACCGGGCCCAACCCTGATCGACTTTTGCCGGCCGCACGACCGGTGCAGGACCCCACACCGGTCGGGGCGGTGCATAACTCGGCGGGAACCCACTTTGCCGCCAGCTCCTTCGAACCGCGGGCGAGCAGCGCGACGTCGGCCCCGACGAGCAGGAAGTCCACTCCGTCGGCCGCGTAGCCGCGCGCCACCTCGGGATCGAAGGCGTTCACGCCGACGGGCAGTCCCGCTGCAGCCGCCGCGTCGATCGCGCGGCGCACACCCGCGACCACGTCCGGATGGGACTGCCGGCCGAGCAGGCCCATCGAGGCGGCGAGGTCGGAGGGCCCGACGAAGATCCCGTCGATCCCGATTACCGCCAGGACGCGGCGGTCGACAACGCCCGCTCCCTCGTCGCCGACGCCCTCGAGCGCGGTCGAACCTGACCGCCGGTGGCTCCCCGATCGCCAGTCCGGGCACGTTCTTCGAGGTCAAGGTGCTGGCCGGGGCAGCGGCGGGCAGTCAGCCAAGCGTCATCGACGACCCCATGGCCCACCGCCGGTCGCCGCCGGGGGCCGCACCGTCGACCGCACCACCGACCGCTCCGCCGTCGCCCGCTACCCCTGGTAGGTCGCCTCGTCCAGGCCCGACATGGTCGGGTCGTGGTCGAGGTGACCCACCTCGTACATCGAGCTCATCCAGTGATAGAAGTTGTCGCCGCGCGCCTGCAGCCGCCGGTAGAGGTCGGCGAGCATCTCCGCGCGCGGCCCCTCGAGCTCCGGGTCGTCGTAGCGGTTGGTGAGCTCGTCGGGGTCGGTCACCAGGTCGTAGAGCTCGTTGCGGGACTCCGGGTTCACGACCAGCTTGTAGCGGCGACCGCGCAACATGCGCTGGGCGATCGGGAAGTGGTGCCCGTGGAACTCGCACAGCACGTGGTCGTCCCATTCCACCTGCTCACCGCGCACGATCGGCAGCAGGGAACGCGAGTCCACCGCGGGAGAGGTGTCGAGCCCCGCGAGATCGAGGAACGTCGCCGGCAGGTCCAGCAGCGTCACGAACTCCTCGCGCACCTGGGGCGGGCACCCGGGCACCCGCAGCAGGCCGCCGGTGCGGTAGATGTCGTCGTACATCGCCGGCCCCTTGTCGTGCAGCCGGTGGGAGCCGGTGAACTCCCCGTGGTCGGAGCTGAAGGCGACGGCGGTGGTGTCGGCCAGGCCCAGCTCCTCCATGGCCGCCAGGATGCGCCCGAACTCGTGATCGATCATGGTCACATAGCCCCAGTACACGGCGATGAGCTTGCGCGACTGCTCCTCGGTGAGGGTGTCGAAGGCCCAGTGCCGGGAGTAGTTCTCCTGCACCGGGGGCTTGTCGGCGAAGTCCTCGGCGATCGAGCGCGGCAGCTCCACGTCCGCCGGGTCGTACAGGTCGAAGTACTCGTCGGGGATCACGTAGGGCAGGTGCGGGCCGGAGAAGCTCGAGACCACGAAGAAGGGGGTCTCGCCGGTGCGGGCGCCCTCGGCGTAGCGGGTGAGCATCTCGATGGTGCGGTCGGCGAGGTAGTGCTCGAAGGTCGCCTCCAGCGGCTGGTGCAGTCGCGCGGCCAGCAGGTTGGAGACCTCCCCGTTGGGGAAGGTGCCGCGGATGCGATCGCTGATCGCGTAGGGCGGATGACCGTGCTCCTCGAGCCACGCGAGGTAGTCGGGATGGTCAACAGTGTTGTGCCAGCCCGGGTAGTGCTCCGCCTCGAAGCCGAAGTCGGCGGCGGTCCGCTCCTCGCCCACGTGCCACTTGCCCACGAGTCCGCACTCGTAGCCGTGCTCGCGCAGCGCCTCGGGCACCGTCCACTGGTCCTCGGGGAGGTCCTCGATGTAGCCGACGTTGCGCTCGTGGTTGGCCAGCAGCTTGTGACGGAAGGGGGCGGCGCCGGTGAAGAGGGAGGCGCGAGCCGGGGTGCAGATCGCCGTCGGCGTGAACCAGTTGTCGAAACGGGTCCCGCTCGCGGCGAGCGCGTCGAGCGTCGGGGTGCGGCAGATCGTGTTGCCGTAGCAGCCCATGGTGTCGACCCGATGCTGGTCGGTCATGAGCATGAGGATGCTGCGGCGACCCTGCGGTTCGGGTGCGGCGGAGCCGGTGGTGGCGGCGACGGGTGCGGAGGGGGTGGTGGACATGCGGGGGCCTTTCCGGTCGGGGCGGCGGGTCAGGAGCGGGAGGTGGCGAGCTGGTCCATCTGCTCGAGCTCGAGGTTCTTGGTCTCGGGGACGAACTTCAGCACGAACACGATCGAGACGAGGGCGACGGCGGCGTAGAGGGCGTAGGTGGTGCCGATGGACCAGGCGGCGAGCACCGGGAAGGTCAGGGTGACGGCGAAGTTCGAGGCCCACTCCACCCCGCCGGCGACGGAGGTCGCGGCGCCCCGGAGACGGTTGGGGAACATCTCGCCGATCAGCACCCACATGATCGGTCCCCAGGTGCCCGCATAGGCGAACACGTACAGGCACAGCGCCACCAGGGCCAGCACCCCGCGAATCGGATTCGAGGCGAGGTCGGGGGCGAGACCGCCGCCGTCCTGGGCGACCTGCGGGGCGGTGAGCATCACGATCGCCGTGACCACGAGGGCCGCGAACATCGCGACCGAGCCCCACAGCAGCAGCGGGCGCCGCCCGATCCGGTCCACCAGCAGCATGCCGACGATGATCGCTGCGATCTTCACGCCCGTCAGGACGAGGGTCTGCTGGAGGGCATCCTGCTCGTCGAAGCCGATGGTGGAGAAGATCGTGGTCGCGTAGTAGAAGATCGCGTTGATCCCGACCAGCTGCTGCAGGGCGGCCAGGCCGATGCCGACCCACACGATGCGCTGCAGGTTCGATCCGCTCGGGGTGAGCAGAGAGCGGAATCCGCCGCCGCCGTGATCGCCCAGCGAGAACCTGATCTCCTCGACGCGCTGATCGACGCCCTGCTCACCCACGGTGCGCACGAGCACCGCGCGGGCCTCCTCGAGGCGGCCGCGGGAGATGAGGAAGCGTGGCGACTCGGGTGTCACGAGCGAGGCGACCAGGTAGATCACGCCGCCGACGGCGACCGAGAGGAAGGCCCACTGCCACACCTCGAGGTCGAGGCCCGCGATCCCCAGGTGGGAGGTCGACAGCGGCGCGTCCCCGGTCGGGGCCGGAGCGGCCCCGAGCATCGCGTCTCCCAGCAGGCCGCAGACGAACAGCCCGATGATCAGCATGAACTGGCGCAGGGAGACGAGCATGCCGCGCATCGAGGCGGGCGAGGTCTCGGAGACGTAGGCGGGGGCGATGGTCATCGCCGCACCCATCGCCATCCCGGAGAAGAGGCGCCAGAACAGGAACATCGCCATCGAACTGCCGACGAAGGCGGTGCCGACGGAGGAGACGATGAACAGGATCGCGGCGATCACCATGATCGCCCGGCGGCCGACCCGGTCGGAGAGGCGCCCGGCGAGGAACGCCCCGAGCACGGCGCTGAGGACGCCGAAGGCCACGGCGAAGCCGAGCAGGCCGGTGCTCGCGCCGGTGTGGAAGGCCAGTGCGTTCTTGACGACGTTCAGCGCCATCGCGTCCCAGCCGAACATGAGACCGGAGATGGACGCGGCCAGTGCGGCGCCCAGTGCGCGGCGACGTGCGGCGCGGGGGACGGTGGGGCTCGCCGCGGTGGGCGAGGAGGCGGCGGAAGCGGGGGTCGGACGGGTCATGCGAACAGGTCCTTTCCTGGTCGACAGGGGCGTCGGGGCGGCTGCCGGAGGCGGTCGGGCGCGGGGAGTCATCCCTGTGTGGCGCGACCTCGCGGGGAGAGCACGACGAGGGCGGCGCCGACGGCGCCGGCGAAGGCGTCGAGGCGGCCGCGGGCGAGCGGCACCAGCGGGAATCGCTCCCCCACCCCCTCGGCGACGAGGGGGCGGACGGCGTCGAGCAGATGGTCGTCGGTGTCGAAGAGGTCACCGGTGAGGATGACTTCGTCGGGGTCCACCAGCGTGGTGGTGAGGACGAGGGCGCGCGCGATCGACCGTGCCACGCGATCGAGGACGGGCCGCAGCGCCTTCGGGTGGGCAACGAGCGCCCCGGGCAGCTCTGACGGGGAGCGCAGCACGATCCCGTGGGTCCTCAGGGCGGCGAGCACGGCAGGGGTGGAGGCGACCGTCTCCAGACAGCCGGATCGTCCGCAGCGGCAGGTCATGCCGGGCTCCTCGACCGGGAGGTGGCCCACCTCCCCGGCCATGCCGGTCGCTCCGAGGTCGAGAGCGCCCTCCCGGACGACAGCCCCTCCGACGCCCTGATAGCAGCGCACGTGCAGGGTAGTGCGCCCGTCCTCCGCGCTCGCCAGGTGCTCCGCGAACGCGGCGAAGCGCGTGGTGTTGTCCACCTGGACGGGAAAGCCGTGACGCGCGGTGAGGTCGGCGACGAGGGCGCGCCAGGGGGCCCGCTCCGGACGCGTGAGGGAGATCGGACCGGAGACGCCCAGGCCGATGCCGCGCAGGGCGGGGGTGCGCTCCGGGAGGTCGAGCCCGTCGAGCAGCTCGTGCACGATCCGGTGCCGGGGGCCGCCGCCGAGGGCGTCCTCGTGTGCGCGCTCCTCCTGCGCGAGCGTCTCGCCGAGGATGTTCAGGGTGACCACGCGGACCGCGCCGTGGGCGAGGTCGATGCCGATCGCGCGCACGGCGTCGGGATCGACTGCGAGGCGCTCGGTGGGGCGGCCGCGGCCGTCCTGCTCGTCGTGCCCGACCACCGCGATCGCGCCCTCGTCCGTCAGGCGGGTCAGGACGGCGGAGACGGTGGAGCGTCCCAGCCCCGTCGTCTCGGCGATCCGGGCGCGGGTCAGCACCCCGCCTGCACGGAAGGCCTCGATGACCTCCCTCTCGCGTGCAGAGGCGGGAGCCTGATGAGACCCCGTCGTGGACATGGCGCCCACGCTAGAGGGCGCGATTTCTTCCGGGTGGCGGGTGCAGAATTAGCGCGCGGATGTGACGCACATCACAGGTGGCGGTGATGCTCGGTCGCTGCAGCGGGAGGCACACCTCCGGTGCAGCCGTCCTCGCGCTCCCGGCGCCGGGCGGCCCACCCGGACGGGCCCGTCACCAGCACCGACCGCACCCGTGACGCCGCGCCCCGGCAGGCGTAGCGTGCCTACATGGCTCCTGATGCGCAGTCCACCCCGACCTCAGCCCCCGACATCACCGCCGACGTCGTCGTCCTCGGCGGCGGTCCCGTCGGCGAGAACGTCGCCCAGTACGCGATCGAAGGCACCGAGATGACCGCCGTGCTCGTCGAGGGCGAGCTGCTCGGCGGAGAGTGCTCCTATTACGCATGCATGCCCTCGAAGGCGCTGCTGCGCCCGCTGTCCGTGGCCGACGCCGCCGCCCATCTGCCGGGGATCACCACCCCCGAGGTCCGGCGCGAGGAGCTGCTGGCCCGGCGCGATGCCTGGGTCTCCCACTACGACGACTCCGGGCAGGTGCAGTGGGCAGAGGGCGCGGGCCTGCAGGTGGTGCGCGGCCACGGCCGGATCGCCGGGGAACGGGAAGTGCTCGTCGAATCCCCCGACGGCGCGGGGCCGACGCGCGTGCGGGCCCGGCGCGCGGTCGTGCTGGCCACCGGCTCGCAGGCCGTGATCCCCGAGCCGCTGCAGCCCTTCACCCCCTGGATCTCGCGCGATGCGACCGGGGTGCGAGAGGTCCCCGAGCAGCTGGCGATCGTCGGCGGCGGCGTGGTCGCCGTGGAGGCCGCGACCTGGCTGGCCGCCCTCGGCGCGCAGGTGACGCTGCTGGTGCGGGGGGACGGACTGCTGACGGGCTACGAGCCCTTCGCCGGTGAGCACGTGCGCGAGGCGCTCGAGGCTCTCGGCGTGCGCGTCGAGCTCGGCACCTCCGTGGTCGACGGCGAGCGCACCGACGCCCGCGACACCGGGCTCGGCAGGATCCACGGCGGGCGCGTGACGCTCCAGGTGGAGGACGCGCAGGGCCGACGCGAGGTCGGCGCCGACGAGCTGCTGGCCGCCACCGGGCGCCGGCCCGCATTGAAGGATGTCGGGCTCGGGACGATCGGGCTGACCTCCGAGGACGTCATCGGCGCGACGGGCCCCACCACCCCCGAGGCGACCGGCTCGCCGCTGCCGGACTGGCTGCAGGCGGTGGGCGACGCGAGCGGGGAGGCACCGCTGACGCACTGGGGCAAGTACCGCGCCCGGGTGATCGGGCAGGCCATCCGCGCCGGCGTCACCGGGGAGCCGCTGGAGCCCGTGCCCGAGACCGTACCGGTTCCCCAGGTGGTGTTCACCGATCCCCAGGTCACCTCCGTCGGCCTCACCGAGGCGGCCGCGCGCACGGCCGGGCACGAGGTGGTCACGACACAGGTCCCCTTCGGGGGCGCGGCCGGCTCCGCCCTGCTGCGCGACGACGTGACCGGCACCGCCCAGCTGGTGGTCGACACGACGACGAAGACCCTGGTCGGAGCCACGTTCGTCGGCCCCGAGGCCTCCGAGCTGATCCATGCCGCCACCATCGCGATCACCGGGCAGGTGCCCGTGAGCGTGCTGCGACATGCGGTGCCGAGCTACCCGACGTCCTCCGAGCTGTGGTTGCGGCTGCTCGAGGAGCTGCCGCGGGAGCTGCGCACCGCCTGACCGGCTGCTCGCCGACCGGAGAGCCGGTGCCCGGTCTCCGGGGCCCGGGGTCCGGCGTCCGGCGTCCGGCGTCCGGCGTCCGGCGTCCGGCGTCCGGCGTCCGGCGTCCGGCGTCCGGCGTCCGGCGTCCGGCGTCCGGTACTACCTTCGGAGGAGATCCCGCAGTCGCACTGGTCATGGGTCCGGCGATCGGGTGCAATGGAATGCGAGGCGCCCGCCGGCGCCCGCTCCAGCGGCCCGGGAGGATCAGTGTTCGACTCGCACCGACGCCGACGCCACCTGCGCAATGCCGCACCGGGCGACGGCAGCGCGCTGCCGGACTATCAGCTCTGGCAGATCTTCCATCGCACCCTGTTCACGCTCGAGCTCGACGACGCCGCCGGGGGCACCGAGGTCTGCACCGTGGACGTGCACTACTTCGCGGACGACCTCGAGGACCGCGACAGCGACGAGACCTGGACCGACACGGAACAGGAGGGGCCTCCACCCCCGCCGGTGGCGCTGTACCGGGACGGACTCCAGGAGAAGGTCGCGGACCCGCCGGTGGCCTTCGCGGTCTCGGGCGGCGTGATCGAGGTGAAGATGGGGACGTACGGGCTCTCCCGCATGCACTACGTCCCCGAGGACGGTCCGACCCGGATGCTGCGCCCGTACCCTCGCTCGCTGGAGGGTCTGCGAGCCCGGTTCGGCCGACGGTTCCCGCGGGTCAGCCGGGCGATCGGAGCGCTCGCGGTGGTCATCCTGCTGGTGGGCCTCGTGCTGATGGTCCCCCAGGCCGCGGAGCTGATCACCCAGGTCGACATCGTCGCCGAGCACGTGGGCACCTTCACCTCACCGATCAGCCTGCCGGTCTGGGCGAACACGGCTCTGCTGGGGGCAGGCATCGTCGCGGGCCTCGAGCGCGCGCTGACCTTGCGCAATCACTGGCTGATCGACGCCGACACCACCTGGACGTCCTTCGCCTGAGCAGGCGCGGGACCTCGTGACCACGGGGAATTCGCTCGCCACCGTCACCGGCGCGCCCTACCCTCGACCCGTGACTTCCGGCTCTCCTCCTCCGCCCGGGTCCCTTCCGGACGCGCTCTACGCCGACCCGCGCCTGGCGGCCTGCTACGACACGTTCAATGGTGAGCGCGACGATCTCGACCGCTACGAGTCGATCCTCGCCGAGCTCGGAGCCCGCACCGTGGTCGACATCGGCTGCGGCACCGGAGCGCTGGCCGTTCGGCTCGCGGCCTCCGGTCTCGACGTCACGGGCGTCGATCCTGCCGCCGCCTCCCTCGAGGTCGCCCGCGGTAAGCCGTCGGCCGAACTCGTGCGCTGGGTCCTCGGCACCGCCGAGGATCTGTCCACTCTCGTGGCCGACGCCGCGGTGATGACCGGGAACGTGGCGCAGGTGTTCGTGACCGACGAGGGCTGGGCGAGCACCCTGCGGGCGCTGCGCGCCACCCTGCGCCGAGGCGGGCATCTGGTGTTCGAATCCCGTCGGCCCGCGCGTCGGTCCTGGGAGGAGTGGCAGGCCGAGAGCGCCGAGCAGGTGTGGGAGGTGCCGGGAATGGGCCGGGTGGTCGGGGTCGGGCGCCCGACCCTCTGCGAGGTCGAACTGCCCCTGGTCACCTTCGCCGACGACTTCACGTTCGAGGACGGCAGCATCGTCACCTCGACCACGACGCTGCGTTTCCGGGAGGAGCGCGAACTGCGCTCTTCCGTGGAAGCAGCCGGATTCACCGTCGAGGAGATCCGCCAGGCGCCGGACCGCCCCGATCGGGAGTTCGTGGTGATCGCCCGGGCGAGCTGAGATCCCGACCGCCCTCATCGCCGCGGCCGGTCCGCGCCGACCCGGTCGTTGTCGGTCAGTCGCCGGTGCCCGTGTAGAAGCCGTAGGTCGCGTCGGCATTGCGCTGGGCGACATCCGCATCGACACCGGAAGCCGCGTGAGCCACCGCCCATCCATCGGCCGCACCTCGGTAGAAGGACTTGCCCTCCTCGGTGACCGCCCAGGCCTCGGCCTCGGACGGGGCCAGCGACCCCTCGACGGCGCCGAGGTGCAGGGCCAGGCCGAGCAGTCCGCCGTCCCAGC from Brachybacterium sacelli includes the following:
- a CDS encoding sulfatase-like hydrolase/transferase, which translates into the protein MSTTPSAPVAATTGSAAPEPQGRRSILMLMTDQHRVDTMGCYGNTICRTPTLDALAASGTRFDNWFTPTAICTPARASLFTGAAPFRHKLLANHERNVGYIEDLPEDQWTVPEALREHGYECGLVGKWHVGEERTAADFGFEAEHYPGWHNTVDHPDYLAWLEEHGHPPYAISDRIRGTFPNGEVSNLLAARLHQPLEATFEHYLADRTIEMLTRYAEGARTGETPFFVVSSFSGPHLPYVIPDEYFDLYDPADVELPRSIAEDFADKPPVQENYSRHWAFDTLTEEQSRKLIAVYWGYVTMIDHEFGRILAAMEELGLADTTAVAFSSDHGEFTGSHRLHDKGPAMYDDIYRTGGLLRVPGCPPQVREEFVTLLDLPATFLDLAGLDTSPAVDSRSLLPIVRGEQVEWDDHVLCEFHGHHFPIAQRMLRGRRYKLVVNPESRNELYDLVTDPDELTNRYDDPELEGPRAEMLADLYRRLQARGDNFYHWMSSMYEVGHLDHDPTMSGLDEATYQG
- a CDS encoding sugar porter family MFS transporter — encoded protein: MTRPTPASAASSPTAASPTVPRAARRRALGAALAASISGLMFGWDAMALNVVKNALAFHTGASTGLLGFAVAFGVLSAVLGAFLAGRLSDRVGRRAIMVIAAILFIVSSVGTAFVGSSMAMFLFWRLFSGMAMGAAMTIAPAYVSETSPASMRGMLVSLRQFMLIIGLFVCGLLGDAMLGAAPAPTGDAPLSTSHLGIAGLDLEVWQWAFLSVAVGGVIYLVASLVTPESPRFLISRGRLEEARAVLVRTVGEQGVDQRVEEIRFSLGDHGGGGFRSLLTPSGSNLQRIVWVGIGLAALQQLVGINAIFYYATTIFSTIGFDEQDALQQTLVLTGVKIAAIIVGMLLVDRIGRRPLLLWGSVAMFAALVVTAIVMLTAPQVAQDGGGLAPDLASNPIRGVLALVALCLYVFAYAGTWGPIMWVLIGEMFPNRLRGAATSVAGGVEWASNFAVTLTFPVLAAWSIGTTYALYAAVALVSIVFVLKFVPETKNLELEQMDQLATSRS
- a CDS encoding ROK family transcriptional regulator — its product is MSTTGSHQAPASAREREVIEAFRAGGVLTRARIAETTGLGRSTVSAVLTRLTDEGAIAVVGHDEQDGRGRPTERLAVDPDAVRAIGIDLAHGAVRVVTLNILGETLAQEERAHEDALGGGPRHRIVHELLDGLDLPERTPALRGIGLGVSGPISLTRPERAPWRALVADLTARHGFPVQVDNTTRFAAFAEHLASAEDGRTTLHVRCYQGVGGAVVREGALDLGATGMAGEVGHLPVEEPGMTCRCGRSGCLETVASTPAVLAALRTHGIVLRSPSELPGALVAHPKALRPVLDRVARSIARALVLTTTLVDPDEVILTGDLFDTDDHLLDAVRPLVAEGVGERFPLVPLARGRLDAFAGAVGAALVVLSPRGRATQG
- a CDS encoding dihydrolipoyl dehydrogenase family protein; amino-acid sequence: MAPDAQSTPTSAPDITADVVVLGGGPVGENVAQYAIEGTEMTAVLVEGELLGGECSYYACMPSKALLRPLSVADAAAHLPGITTPEVRREELLARRDAWVSHYDDSGQVQWAEGAGLQVVRGHGRIAGEREVLVESPDGAGPTRVRARRAVVLATGSQAVIPEPLQPFTPWISRDATGVREVPEQLAIVGGGVVAVEAATWLAALGAQVTLLVRGDGLLTGYEPFAGEHVREALEALGVRVELGTSVVDGERTDARDTGLGRIHGGRVTLQVEDAQGRREVGADELLAATGRRPALKDVGLGTIGLTSEDVIGATGPTTPEATGSPLPDWLQAVGDASGEAPLTHWGKYRARVIGQAIRAGVTGEPLEPVPETVPVPQVVFTDPQVTSVGLTEAAARTAGHEVVTTQVPFGGAAGSALLRDDVTGTAQLVVDTTTKTLVGATFVGPEASELIHAATIAITGQVPVSVLRHAVPSYPTSSELWLRLLEELPRELRTA